In Archangium violaceum, the following are encoded in one genomic region:
- a CDS encoding serine/threonine-protein kinase yields MMADTDSTFHILPRNERTPPRDAPARVKLAPGVLAGEYMLKAVLASGGHGAVYEAEHRILGRRAAVKVLHPHLTDQGEMLQRFVREARVVNQIRHPNIVDVYDFGMLPDGSPYYVMELLPGRTLGQLLQERGRLSPQRALAFLEPVCAALEAAHLAGVVHRDLKASNVAVVSEADPPVVKLLDFGIAKFIHPEPGQEGLTVAGQRLGTSQAMAPEQFRGGAIGPTTDIYALGVLLYQLLVGHYPFQSEDRLEVERMHLEAPAPRPSTEASVPPAVDAVVLRCLEKEADRRYPDVAAFREALREAVQPSSERVTALGRSLRAFALHAEVVLEDGAEDDEAYATVSEVLDALEQDLRAAGFVLAVQTGMALLGVRMLDEPSRAEPRALLETARELHRRAQERAAGTRVSVHACAHVGQVDARRGPDGLEVTGGPLADIAGWVVRDASGLGITPSAARACSLPLTG; encoded by the coding sequence GTGATGGCGGACACGGACAGCACCTTCCACATCCTCCCACGCAACGAACGGACGCCCCCCCGGGACGCCCCGGCCCGAGTGAAGCTCGCCCCGGGAGTGCTCGCGGGTGAGTACATGCTCAAGGCCGTGCTCGCCTCTGGTGGGCATGGCGCGGTGTACGAAGCTGAACACCGCATCCTGGGCCGGCGCGCCGCGGTGAAGGTGCTGCACCCGCATCTGACCGATCAGGGTGAAATGTTGCAGCGCTTCGTGCGCGAGGCGCGGGTCGTCAATCAGATCCGCCACCCCAACATCGTCGACGTCTACGACTTCGGCATGCTGCCGGATGGCAGCCCCTATTATGTGATGGAGTTGCTGCCGGGGCGCACGCTCGGCCAGCTGCTGCAGGAGCGGGGAAGGCTGTCGCCGCAGCGGGCCCTGGCCTTCCTGGAGCCGGTGTGCGCCGCGCTGGAGGCGGCCCACCTGGCGGGCGTGGTGCACAGAGACCTCAAGGCGAGCAACGTGGCCGTGGTGTCCGAGGCGGACCCCCCCGTGGTGAAGCTGTTGGACTTCGGCATCGCCAAGTTCATCCACCCCGAGCCGGGGCAGGAGGGGCTGACGGTGGCGGGCCAGCGGCTGGGCACCTCGCAGGCCATGGCGCCCGAGCAGTTCCGCGGCGGCGCCATCGGCCCCACCACGGACATCTACGCACTGGGCGTGCTGCTGTACCAACTGCTGGTGGGCCACTACCCTTTCCAGTCCGAGGACCGGCTGGAGGTGGAGCGGATGCACCTGGAGGCCCCCGCGCCCCGGCCGAGCACCGAGGCGTCCGTGCCGCCAGCGGTGGACGCGGTGGTGCTGCGCTGCCTGGAGAAGGAGGCGGACCGGCGCTACCCGGACGTGGCCGCCTTCCGCGAGGCGCTGCGCGAGGCGGTGCAGCCCTCCTCCGAGCGGGTGACGGCCCTGGGCCGGAGCCTGCGCGCCTTCGCCCTCCACGCGGAGGTGGTGCTCGAGGACGGCGCCGAGGACGACGAGGCCTACGCCACCGTGTCCGAGGTGTTGGACGCGCTGGAGCAGGACCTGCGCGCCGCGGGCTTCGTGCTCGCCGTGCAGACGGGCATGGCGCTGCTGGGTGTGCGGATGCTCGACGAGCCCTCGCGCGCGGAGCCCCGGGCGCTGCTGGAGACGGCGCGCGAGCTGCACCGGCGCGCCCAGGAGCGCGCGGCCGGGACGCGCGTGAGCGTGCACGCCTGCGCCCACGTGGGCCAGGTGGATGCGCGGCGCGGTCCAGACGGGCTCGAAGTCACCGGCGGGCCCCTGGCGGACATCGCCGGCTGGGTGGTGCGCGACGCGAGCGGTCTCGGCATCACCCCCTCGGCCGCGCGCGCCTGCTCCCTGCCGCTCACGGGCTGA
- a CDS encoding thiamine pyrophosphate-binding protein: protein MSQPALAKVPSSSPSRGESATALFLPHPRDGVAPAEPHARPQEPVAAPARLRSFRTLEDVTVVEALLAHLEAERVDTVFGIPGGNIAPLVQALRRQSRIRFIIGSHEGGTAFMADGYARATGKLGVCAVTAGPGATNAMTGVASAHLDQVPVLTISGQVSTDRFGLAAIQESTDEGGINTAEMFRHCTASSSTIVDAKSFPRLLERALKTAQAVPYGAVHLSMPTNIARQKLEKVSVPTAPGAWKGTLSAAPASEVYTAFELLRQAKRPLLYLGSGAREALESRGAEFTTFVRRYCIPVATSLRGKGLFSEEDPLSLGVLGIAGSKRAEQYLREGVDVLMVLGSRLGEWASKSFSSLFQTASTVIQVDATPSVIGQFLQVNLPIVADVSSVVGGLVEFGHGSAPGSEAVVRERRQHLNELNLAHRAAAVLPEDGPLKPQHVMAELNPHLRGNTDLYVDMGNCTGWATHCLRIAPPARVFYPCGLSSMGWSMGAVIGGKVGRPENTAIALMGDGSFLMNGTELVTAVRYQVGAVYVVLNDNYLGMVNHGEHAQAKGEYALDDSFFSLGDPDLVRFSESLGARAYEVTRPGQLTRLLPEVLRRADEERRPQVIVARIDYREVPPYGDRFAAVASAPREG from the coding sequence GTGTCCCAACCCGCCCTCGCCAAGGTCCCGTCGAGTTCTCCGAGCCGTGGTGAGTCCGCCACCGCCCTGTTCCTCCCCCACCCGAGGGACGGCGTGGCCCCGGCCGAGCCGCACGCCCGTCCGCAGGAGCCGGTGGCGGCCCCGGCGCGGCTGCGCTCCTTCCGGACGCTGGAGGACGTGACGGTGGTGGAGGCCCTGCTGGCGCACCTGGAGGCGGAGCGGGTGGACACGGTGTTCGGCATCCCCGGGGGCAACATCGCCCCCCTGGTGCAGGCGCTGCGCCGCCAGTCGCGCATCCGCTTCATCATCGGCAGCCACGAGGGCGGCACGGCCTTCATGGCGGACGGGTACGCGCGCGCCACCGGCAAGCTGGGCGTGTGCGCGGTGACGGCCGGTCCCGGAGCCACCAACGCGATGACGGGCGTGGCCTCGGCGCACCTGGATCAGGTGCCGGTGCTCACCATCAGCGGGCAGGTGTCCACCGACCGCTTCGGCCTGGCCGCCATCCAGGAGAGCACGGACGAGGGAGGCATCAACACGGCGGAGATGTTCCGGCACTGCACGGCCTCGAGCAGCACCATCGTGGACGCGAAGAGCTTCCCCCGGCTGCTGGAGCGTGCGCTGAAGACGGCGCAGGCGGTGCCGTACGGGGCGGTGCACCTGAGCATGCCCACCAACATCGCCCGGCAGAAGCTGGAGAAGGTGAGCGTGCCCACGGCACCGGGTGCGTGGAAGGGCACGCTGTCCGCGGCGCCAGCCTCCGAGGTGTACACGGCCTTCGAGCTGCTGCGCCAGGCGAAGAGGCCCCTGCTGTACCTGGGCTCGGGCGCGCGCGAGGCGCTGGAGAGCCGGGGCGCGGAGTTCACCACCTTCGTGCGCCGCTACTGCATCCCCGTGGCCACCAGCCTGCGCGGCAAGGGGCTCTTCTCCGAGGAGGATCCGCTGTCGCTGGGCGTGCTGGGCATCGCCGGCAGCAAGCGCGCCGAGCAGTACCTGCGCGAGGGAGTGGACGTGCTGATGGTGCTGGGAAGCCGCCTGGGAGAGTGGGCCAGCAAGAGCTTCTCCTCGCTCTTCCAGACGGCGAGCACCGTCATCCAGGTGGACGCCACCCCGTCCGTCATCGGCCAGTTCCTCCAGGTGAACCTGCCCATCGTCGCGGACGTGAGCTCGGTGGTGGGGGGACTGGTGGAGTTCGGCCACGGCTCGGCGCCGGGCAGCGAGGCGGTGGTGCGCGAGCGCCGGCAGCACCTCAACGAGCTGAACCTCGCCCACCGGGCGGCGGCGGTGCTGCCCGAGGACGGGCCGCTCAAGCCCCAGCACGTCATGGCGGAGCTCAACCCGCACCTGCGAGGCAACACGGACCTGTACGTGGACATGGGCAATTGCACCGGCTGGGCCACGCACTGCCTGCGCATCGCTCCGCCCGCCCGCGTCTTCTATCCCTGCGGCCTGTCCTCCATGGGCTGGTCGATGGGCGCGGTCATCGGCGGGAAGGTGGGCCGCCCGGAGAACACGGCCATCGCGCTCATGGGGGACGGCTCGTTCCTGATGAACGGGACGGAGCTCGTCACCGCGGTGCGCTACCAGGTGGGCGCCGTGTACGTCGTCCTCAATGACAACTACCTGGGGATGGTGAACCACGGCGAGCACGCCCAGGCCAAGGGCGAGTACGCGCTGGACGACTCCTTCTTCAGCCTGGGCGACCCGGACCTGGTGAGGTTCTCCGAGTCGCTCGGGGCGCGGGCCTATGAGGTGACGCGGCCGGGGCAACTGACGCGGCTGCTGCCGGAGGTGCTCCGGCGCGCGGACGAGGAGCGCCGGCCACAGGTCATCGTGGCCCGCATCGACTACCGCGAGGTACCGCCGTACGGGGACCGGTTCGCCGCCGTCGCCTCGGCCCCCAGGGAGGGCTGA
- a CDS encoding MerR family transcriptional regulator, whose amino-acid sequence MAERTYRIHVAAELSGVRVELIRAWERRYGVLSPRRTPSGYRVYTDRDVALLRRLKQLTEEGVSISEAATMLPRLLKELDAVAPAVEPDSANVRAWMDEALTAAEALDQGRVSAVLDEVLAALSPLRAYEEVLVPLQREVGERWHAGTLSVGQEHLVTQEVRARLIGLLHAAPGQGHRRVVLACFPEEEHEIGLLGAALRIRHAGLSVTLLGQRTPAAEVGRVAQALKAELVGLSAVTDEGARVFEDTLSRILEGIPKGTPVWVGGPVALLHREVGMRLGVHVFENGDDWTRLLGA is encoded by the coding sequence ATGGCCGAACGCACCTACAGGATCCACGTCGCCGCCGAGCTCTCCGGGGTGAGGGTGGAGCTCATCCGGGCCTGGGAGCGGCGCTATGGCGTGCTGTCGCCGAGGCGCACGCCCTCGGGCTACCGGGTGTACACGGACCGGGACGTGGCGCTGCTGCGGCGGCTCAAGCAACTCACCGAGGAGGGCGTGTCCATCAGCGAGGCGGCGACGATGCTGCCGCGGTTGCTGAAGGAGCTGGACGCGGTGGCGCCCGCCGTGGAGCCAGACTCCGCGAACGTGCGGGCGTGGATGGACGAGGCCCTCACGGCGGCGGAGGCGTTGGACCAGGGGCGGGTGTCGGCGGTGCTGGACGAGGTGCTGGCCGCGCTGTCACCGCTGAGGGCCTATGAAGAGGTGCTGGTGCCCCTGCAGCGGGAGGTGGGGGAGCGCTGGCACGCGGGCACGTTGTCGGTGGGGCAGGAGCACCTGGTGACGCAGGAGGTGCGTGCGCGGCTCATCGGTCTGCTGCACGCGGCGCCGGGCCAGGGGCACCGGCGCGTGGTGCTGGCGTGTTTTCCGGAGGAGGAGCACGAGATTGGACTGTTGGGCGCGGCGTTGAGGATCCGGCACGCCGGGCTGTCGGTGACGTTGTTGGGCCAGCGGACGCCAGCGGCGGAGGTGGGGCGGGTGGCGCAGGCGCTGAAGGCGGAGCTGGTGGGGCTGTCGGCGGTGACGGACGAGGGCGCCCGGGTCTTCGAGGACACGCTGTCGCGAATCCTGGAGGGCATTCCCAAGGGAACGCCGGTCTGGGTGGGAGGCCCGGTGGCGCTGTTGCACCGCGAGGTGGGCATGCGGCTGGGCGTGCACGTCTTCGAGAATGGGGACGACTGGACGCGGCTGCTGGGCGCGTGA
- a CDS encoding peptide MFS transporter, translating to MTQTPATRSASDSALPLDTPGGPPSPAPGQRGFFGHPRGLATLFFTEMWERFSFYGMRALLILFMTATVEKGGLGFDAQKASAIYGLYGAGVYLTAMPGGWLADRLIGQRRAVLVGGIIIALGHFSMALQGVFFFYLGLLLIVLGTGLLKPNISAMVGGLYPEGGARRDAGFSIFYMGINTGGFIAPLVVGYLGEQVNWHLGFGAAGVGMVLGIIQYLVGGRHLGEVGQKPRSEAAQGSGQSKQGSSRTVAIAVAGVLVGLLGVLQWAGVVDLTTPVGLANAGGFIILTLALAFFAFMFTAGGLDATEKRRLGVIGVFFICSTIFWAGFEQAGSSLNLFARELTDRTVFGWEMPSSFLQSINSLLIIGFAPVFAWLWVWLNKRANEPSSPAKFSLGLVLLGAGFVVMVAASLAVAGGNKVSPMWLVLTYLLHTFGELSLSPVGLSTVTKLSPQRTVGQMMGVWFMSMSLGNLIAGRVAGQFEAMPLPQLFGAVAAVAIGAGLVLAVFVRPLRRMMGGVH from the coding sequence ATGACCCAGACACCCGCCACGCGGTCCGCCAGCGACTCGGCCCTCCCCCTCGACACACCGGGAGGCCCGCCCTCACCGGCGCCGGGGCAGCGAGGCTTCTTCGGCCACCCGCGCGGGCTCGCCACGCTCTTCTTCACCGAGATGTGGGAGCGCTTCAGCTTCTACGGCATGCGGGCGCTGCTCATCCTCTTCATGACGGCGACCGTGGAGAAGGGGGGCCTGGGCTTCGATGCGCAGAAGGCGAGCGCCATCTACGGGCTCTACGGCGCGGGCGTGTACCTCACCGCCATGCCAGGAGGGTGGCTGGCGGACCGGCTCATCGGCCAGCGGCGCGCGGTGCTCGTCGGCGGCATCATCATCGCCCTGGGCCACTTCAGCATGGCGCTGCAAGGGGTGTTCTTCTTCTACCTGGGTCTGCTGCTCATCGTATTGGGCACGGGGCTGCTCAAGCCCAACATCAGCGCCATGGTGGGCGGCCTCTACCCCGAGGGCGGCGCGCGGCGCGACGCGGGCTTCTCCATCTTCTACATGGGCATCAACACCGGCGGCTTCATCGCGCCGCTGGTGGTGGGCTACCTGGGCGAGCAGGTGAACTGGCACCTCGGCTTCGGCGCCGCGGGCGTCGGCATGGTGCTCGGCATCATCCAGTACCTGGTGGGAGGCAGGCACCTGGGCGAGGTGGGGCAGAAGCCCAGGAGCGAGGCCGCCCAGGGGTCCGGGCAGTCGAAGCAGGGTTCCTCACGCACGGTGGCCATCGCGGTGGCGGGCGTGCTGGTGGGCCTGCTGGGGGTGTTGCAGTGGGCGGGCGTGGTGGACCTGACGACGCCGGTGGGCCTGGCCAACGCGGGCGGCTTCATCATCTTGACGCTGGCGCTCGCGTTCTTCGCCTTCATGTTCACCGCTGGCGGGCTGGACGCCACGGAGAAGCGACGGCTGGGCGTCATCGGCGTCTTCTTCATCTGCTCGACCATCTTCTGGGCCGGCTTCGAGCAGGCGGGCTCCTCGCTCAACCTTTTCGCCCGGGAGCTGACGGACAGGACGGTGTTCGGCTGGGAGATGCCGTCGAGCTTCCTCCAGTCCATCAACTCGCTGCTCATCATCGGCTTCGCGCCGGTGTTCGCCTGGCTGTGGGTGTGGCTCAACAAGCGCGCGAACGAGCCGAGCAGCCCGGCCAAGTTCTCCCTGGGGCTGGTGCTGCTGGGCGCGGGCTTCGTGGTGATGGTGGCGGCGTCACTGGCGGTGGCGGGAGGGAACAAGGTGAGCCCGATGTGGCTGGTGCTCACCTACCTGCTGCACACCTTCGGCGAGCTGAGCCTCAGCCCGGTGGGACTGAGCACGGTGACGAAGCTGTCCCCGCAGCGGACGGTGGGACAGATGATGGGCGTGTGGTTCATGTCCATGTCGCTGGGCAACCTCATCGCCGGACGCGTGGCCGGACAGTTCGAGGCCATGCCGCTGCCCCAGCTCTTCGGCGCGGTGGCGGCGGTGGCCATCGGCGCGGGCCTGGTGCTGGCCGTCTTCGTCCGCCCGCTCCGGCGGATGATGGGCGGGGTGCACTGA
- a CDS encoding anti-phage dCTP deaminase — translation MPTIETKSELASLEKDHTELVLGLVGAVGTELSRLETFLKEGLQRFGYEPEVIQVTELFKTFDVPRLGIELKDAPEYERILSRIKAGNKFRELSERNDIFALYAAQQIAIRRPEKKEGTVSRLEPLWGKAHIIHSLKHPDEVRALQRLYGQGFFLLGVYSPESQRLRNLMDRHLIPEHEARELIQKDADEKEGYGQHGRDTFELADVFIPMTGNEDESKHHVFRFLDLLFGEPWTTPTREEHGMFMAFAASQRSGSLARQVGAVITTPSGDVIATGANDAPQYGGGQYWPGRQDQRDSARGIDYNDVLKRRLVVQVMRKMKEHYEPGSDGGDDDLLFDQGRKLFADTGLLDITEYSREVHAEMAALTACARMGTQALGAHLYATTFPCHNCAKHIVSSGIERVYFVEPYPKSYALKLHDDTIALMDGGEVKGKVSFIPFMGVGPRRFFDVFSMKLSSGRRVSRKDKKGRAVEWTAAKSTPRIPLLHYSYVQLERLATDELKQVLVKLERQVQGGKS, via the coding sequence GTGCCCACCATCGAAACAAAGTCCGAGCTGGCCTCGCTGGAGAAGGACCACACGGAACTGGTCCTGGGACTCGTCGGAGCCGTGGGGACGGAGCTGTCACGTCTGGAGACCTTCCTCAAAGAGGGGCTCCAGCGGTTCGGTTACGAGCCGGAGGTCATCCAGGTGACCGAACTCTTCAAGACCTTCGACGTCCCCCGGCTTGGAATCGAGCTGAAGGACGCGCCTGAGTACGAACGCATCCTTTCTCGCATCAAGGCGGGCAACAAGTTCCGTGAGCTCTCGGAGCGCAATGACATCTTCGCGCTCTACGCCGCACAGCAGATCGCGATCCGCCGGCCCGAGAAGAAGGAAGGGACGGTGTCGAGGTTGGAGCCGCTCTGGGGCAAAGCCCACATCATCCATTCCTTGAAGCATCCCGATGAGGTGCGGGCTCTCCAGCGGCTCTATGGCCAGGGCTTCTTCCTGCTGGGGGTCTACTCCCCGGAATCGCAGCGGCTGCGCAATCTGATGGATCGCCATCTGATTCCAGAGCATGAGGCGCGTGAGCTCATCCAGAAGGATGCGGACGAGAAGGAAGGTTACGGGCAGCACGGGCGCGACACGTTCGAGCTGGCCGACGTCTTCATCCCCATGACGGGCAACGAGGACGAGTCGAAGCATCACGTCTTCCGCTTCCTGGATCTCCTCTTCGGTGAGCCCTGGACGACCCCCACCCGGGAGGAACACGGGATGTTCATGGCCTTCGCCGCCTCGCAGCGCTCCGGGAGTCTGGCGCGGCAGGTGGGTGCGGTCATCACCACTCCATCAGGGGACGTGATCGCCACGGGCGCGAACGATGCCCCCCAATATGGAGGTGGTCAGTACTGGCCCGGCCGGCAGGATCAGCGTGATAGCGCTCGGGGCATCGACTACAACGACGTCCTCAAACGGCGGCTGGTCGTGCAGGTGATGCGCAAGATGAAGGAGCATTACGAGCCCGGTAGCGACGGGGGTGACGACGACCTGCTCTTCGACCAGGGGCGCAAGCTGTTCGCCGACACAGGCCTGCTGGACATCACCGAGTACAGCCGGGAAGTCCACGCCGAGATGGCCGCGTTGACCGCGTGCGCGAGGATGGGCACCCAGGCACTGGGCGCTCACCTGTATGCCACGACGTTCCCGTGCCACAACTGCGCCAAGCACATCGTGTCGTCGGGGATCGAACGCGTCTACTTCGTCGAGCCGTACCCCAAGAGTTACGCCTTGAAGCTCCACGATGACACCATCGCTTTGATGGACGGTGGCGAAGTCAAGGGGAAGGTGAGCTTCATCCCCTTCATGGGTGTGGGGCCGCGGCGGTTCTTCGATGTGTTCTCGATGAAACTCAGCTCGGGTCGCCGTGTCTCCCGGAAGGACAAGAAGGGCAGAGCTGTGGAGTGGACAGCGGCGAAGAGCACTCCCAGGATACCGCTCCTTCATTATTCTTATGTGCAGCTGGAGCGGTTGGCGACGGACGAGCTGAAGCAAGTGCTCGTCAAGCTGGAGCGTCAGGTGCAGGGAGGAAAGTCCTGA
- a CDS encoding M24 family metallopeptidase — protein MTLNRRAVACLLLALNVACATVRPGPTETRPVRLPSWSEQLALRESWLARRHELLLPMMRRHGVGMWIVVNEEFHDDPLTSCVAPPRPYVGNRDLFVFIDAGEQGLRKYALTGYVEENLARFFESLEAGGQQEALSVLYARYRPKTIALGTGGKRGVTRSLTRDSHAFLAESLGPEAEARFMSAAPLIEEYLDTRLPEELEHYRALVVLTQEVVRRALSTEVVKPGVTRVGDVRHWLYDELWRLGVGTWFQPDLRVQRRGQGNASSRGFLAVAREDVLIQRGDLLHVDFGISFLGLHTDWQKMAYVLREGEKDVPEGLKRALANTNALQDALVKASRPGRSSAEVYEAVMAEMKEKGIQAQVYSHPLGNQGHALGAAIDFRSASRKEEPKPLREGSYIAIELNTRTAVPEWDGQEVYAMGEDPAYLTSEGWRFFVPRQEAYYLIP, from the coding sequence ATGACATTGAACCGCCGCGCCGTTGCCTGCCTGCTGCTCGCGCTGAACGTGGCCTGTGCCACGGTGCGCCCTGGCCCCACGGAGACGCGGCCGGTCCGGTTGCCGAGCTGGTCCGAGCAGCTCGCCCTTCGCGAGTCCTGGCTCGCCCGGCGCCATGAGCTGCTCCTGCCAATGATGCGTCGCCACGGCGTGGGCATGTGGATCGTCGTGAACGAGGAGTTCCACGACGATCCACTCACCTCCTGTGTCGCACCGCCGCGTCCCTACGTGGGAAACCGGGACCTCTTCGTCTTCATCGACGCGGGCGAGCAGGGGCTGAGGAAGTACGCGCTGACGGGCTACGTGGAGGAGAACCTCGCGCGCTTCTTCGAGTCGCTGGAGGCGGGTGGTCAGCAGGAGGCGCTGTCCGTGCTCTACGCGCGGTACCGGCCGAAGACGATCGCGCTGGGCACCGGTGGCAAGCGCGGGGTGACACGCAGCCTGACGCGGGACTCCCATGCGTTCCTCGCGGAGTCGCTGGGGCCCGAGGCGGAGGCGCGCTTCATGAGCGCGGCGCCCCTCATCGAAGAGTACCTGGACACGCGCCTCCCCGAGGAACTGGAGCACTACCGGGCGCTGGTGGTGCTCACGCAGGAGGTGGTGCGGCGGGCGCTCTCCACCGAGGTGGTGAAGCCGGGCGTCACGCGGGTGGGGGACGTGCGCCACTGGTTGTACGACGAGCTGTGGCGGCTGGGCGTGGGGACCTGGTTCCAGCCGGATCTGCGCGTGCAGCGCAGGGGGCAGGGCAACGCGTCGTCGAGGGGCTTCCTCGCGGTGGCTCGGGAGGACGTGCTCATCCAGCGGGGCGACCTGCTGCACGTGGACTTCGGCATCAGCTTCCTGGGTCTGCACACCGACTGGCAGAAGATGGCCTACGTGCTGCGCGAGGGCGAAAAGGATGTCCCCGAGGGGTTGAAGCGGGCGCTGGCGAACACGAACGCGCTCCAGGACGCGCTGGTGAAGGCCTCGCGTCCGGGGCGCTCGTCCGCCGAGGTGTACGAGGCGGTGATGGCCGAGATGAAGGAGAAGGGGATTCAGGCGCAGGTGTACTCGCACCCGCTGGGAAACCAGGGGCACGCGCTGGGGGCGGCCATCGACTTCCGCTCGGCCAGCCGGAAGGAGGAGCCCAAGCCGCTGCGCGAGGGCTCGTACATCGCCATCGAGCTCAACACGCGCACCGCGGTGCCCGAGTGGGACGGTCAGGAGGTCTATGCGATGGGGGAGGACCCCGCGTACCTCACCAGTGAGGGCTGGCGCTTCTTCGTGCCCCGGCAGGAGGCGTACTACCTCATTCCGTAG
- a CDS encoding hydroxymethylglutaryl-CoA synthase, translated as MQAGLESIGIAVPSTYVELAELAKARGVAPGKYVDGLGVTRMAVPQVDEDTVTLAARAARMALDAAGCSTEDVAMLVVGTETAVDHSKPVSSYVQGLLGLSTRCRVFETKHACYGGTAALQLALDWVRSGSAKGKKALIICSDIARYGVGTPGEPTQGAGAVALLVSDKPKLLALEAGKTGVYANDVMDFWRPLYSKDAVVDGHYSVQCYLDALEGAYKAYQEAAGDAGGEGLYSDRFAALVYHVPYGKMSRKAHRHVRTLDGDKDADASFDRLVGPSLVLPSQVGNIYTGSMYLALASLLSSAKEDLTGKRVGLFSYGSGSCAEFFSGVVQPEAQARVKALGLETLLEKRRALSIPEYEQIMNAREKLDEKPAEDAPGQGFRYLGTRDHKRIYAR; from the coding sequence ATGCAAGCTGGCCTGGAGAGCATCGGGATCGCGGTGCCGTCGACGTACGTGGAGTTGGCGGAGCTGGCCAAGGCGCGCGGAGTGGCGCCGGGCAAGTATGTGGATGGCCTGGGGGTGACCCGGATGGCCGTGCCGCAGGTGGACGAGGACACGGTGACGCTGGCGGCGCGCGCGGCGCGGATGGCGCTGGACGCGGCCGGGTGCTCGACCGAGGACGTGGCCATGCTGGTGGTGGGCACCGAGACGGCGGTGGACCACTCCAAGCCGGTGTCCTCGTATGTGCAGGGCCTGCTGGGGCTGTCCACGCGCTGCCGCGTCTTCGAGACGAAGCACGCGTGCTACGGCGGCACGGCGGCGCTGCAGCTGGCGCTGGACTGGGTGCGCTCGGGCAGCGCCAAGGGGAAGAAGGCGCTCATCATCTGCTCGGACATCGCCCGCTACGGGGTGGGGACACCGGGCGAGCCCACGCAGGGCGCGGGCGCGGTAGCGCTGCTGGTGTCCGACAAGCCGAAGCTGCTGGCGCTCGAGGCGGGGAAGACGGGTGTGTACGCCAACGACGTGATGGACTTCTGGCGTCCGCTCTATTCGAAGGACGCGGTGGTGGACGGGCACTACTCGGTGCAGTGCTACCTGGACGCGCTGGAGGGGGCGTACAAGGCGTACCAGGAGGCCGCGGGCGACGCGGGGGGCGAGGGCCTCTACAGCGACCGGTTCGCCGCGCTCGTGTACCACGTGCCGTACGGGAAGATGTCGCGCAAGGCGCACCGTCACGTGCGCACGCTGGACGGGGACAAGGACGCGGACGCGAGCTTCGACAGGCTGGTGGGCCCCAGCCTCGTGCTGCCCTCGCAGGTGGGCAACATCTACACGGGCTCCATGTACCTGGCGCTGGCGAGCTTGCTGTCGAGCGCGAAGGAGGACCTCACGGGCAAGCGCGTGGGCCTGTTCTCGTACGGCAGCGGCTCGTGCGCGGAGTTCTTCAGCGGCGTGGTGCAGCCCGAGGCGCAGGCGCGCGTGAAGGCGCTGGGCCTGGAGACGCTGCTGGAGAAGCGGCGCGCGCTGAGCATCCCCGAGTACGAGCAGATCATGAACGCCCGCGAGAAGCTGGACGAGAAGCCGGCCGAGGACGCGCCGGGCCAGGGCTTCCGCTACCTGGGCACGCGCGACCACAAGCGCATCTACGCGCGCTGA
- a CDS encoding YqjF family protein, whose translation MSERRAESLTPPAEPEIDRIGPTRRPDERPVMYQSWKHLLFLHWSLPAEVVAPLLPPGLTLDTFDSRAWVGLVPFTMRGVRPRGLPAVGFLSDFHETNVRTYVHYKGKDPGVWFFSLEAANAIAVRLARAWFKLPYHYAGMELTAGPQGSSYAYRSERRWPGPTPARCAVRCTPRGTASSSTPGTLQHFLVERYFLYSTAHGELFRGQVHHTPYQVRGAEVEGLDETLLAAAGIPRPSEPPMALFSEGVDVDVFRLRRVER comes from the coding sequence GTGTCCGAGCGTCGTGCCGAGTCCCTCACCCCACCCGCCGAGCCGGAGATCGACCGCATCGGCCCGACACGCCGGCCGGACGAGCGGCCGGTGATGTACCAGAGCTGGAAGCACCTGCTGTTCCTCCACTGGTCGCTGCCAGCGGAGGTGGTGGCGCCGCTGCTGCCGCCGGGCCTGACGCTGGACACGTTCGACAGCCGGGCCTGGGTGGGCCTGGTGCCCTTCACCATGCGCGGCGTGCGCCCGAGGGGCCTGCCCGCGGTGGGCTTCCTGTCGGACTTCCACGAGACCAACGTGCGCACGTACGTGCACTACAAGGGGAAGGACCCGGGCGTCTGGTTCTTCAGTCTGGAGGCGGCCAATGCCATCGCCGTGCGGCTCGCCCGGGCGTGGTTCAAGCTGCCGTACCACTACGCGGGCATGGAGCTCACCGCCGGGCCCCAGGGCTCGTCCTATGCCTACCGCTCCGAGCGCCGCTGGCCCGGCCCCACGCCGGCCCGGTGCGCCGTGCGGTGCACGCCCCGGGGTACCGCCTCCAGCTCCACCCCGGGCACGCTCCAGCACTTCCTCGTCGAGCGCTACTTCCTCTACTCCACCGCCCACGGGGAGCTGTTCCGCGGCCAGGTGCACCACACGCCCTACCAGGTGCGGGGCGCCGAGGTGGAGGGCCTGGACGAGACGCTCCTGGCGGCCGCCGGGATTCCCCGTCCCTCCGAGCCGCCCATGGCCCTCTTCTCGGAAGGAGTCGATGTCGACGTGTTCCGTCTCAGGCGCGTGGAGCGCTAG